The Microaerobacter geothermalis genomic sequence ATTAAGACGTGAGCTTGATGAAACTAAAAAATATCTTAGTCAATTAGAAGATGAGAAAAACCTAAGCAAGAAATTTATTGCACAATCACCATCCATGAAGCAAGTGATGGTAACAGTTCAACAAATTGCAAAAGTAGATTCAACAGTTCTTATATTAGGAGAATCTGGAGTAGGGAAAGAGGAAATTTCAAAATTCATTCATCAATTAAGTGATAGAAATGAAAAGCCATTTATTAAAGTAAACTGCGGGGCTATTCCCGAACATTTACTAGAATCTGAATTATTTGGATATGAACCAGGAGCTTTTACAGGAGCAAGTAAAAGCGGAAAAATGGGTTTATTTGAAGCAGCCCATAAAGGAACCATTTTCTTGGATGAAATTGGTGAACTTCCATTATTATTACAGGTCAAACTTCTTAGAGTATTACAGGAAAAAGAAATTACCCGTGTAGGGGGAGTGAGACCTAAGAAGATTGATGTTCGAATTATCGCCGCTACCAATCAGGATCTTAGTGGTTTAGTAGACAAGGGGGAATTCAGAAAAGATCTTTATTATCGTTTAAATGTGGTTCCAATCTATGTTCCGCCATTACGAGAAAGGGTAGAAGATATTCCATTATTGTTAGCGCTTTATCAGCAACGATTTGCAAAACAGTACAAAATGGAAAAAAAATTTACTTCAGAAGCTATTAATGCTTTGATGCAATATCATTGGCCTGGTAATGTTCGCGAATTGGCAAATGTGGTAGAACGTTTATTTGTGACAACACCTGGACCTACAATTGAACTGAAGGATATTGGTATCATATTCGATTCAACAATGATAGAGAGTCAGGAAAGTTTTGTTTTTGTAAACGGAATTCTTCCACTAAAAAAAGCAGTAGATGAAGTAGAGAAGCAATTGATTAAAAAAGCACTCCATATCTATAAAAGCACTCGACGTACAGCAAAGGTTTTGCAAATTAATCAATCAACTGTTGTAAGGAAAATGCAAAAATTTCAAGAAGCAGACTGGTCTGGTGAAGAGGGTGGTAGATCATGATGAATTATTTACTTTCTCCGTCATCATTAGCTGTTATTGGTGGAACGAACAATCACCAAAAAAAGGGTGGCCGTGTTTTAATCAATTTACAAAAATCAAAATTCCCTGGTCGTCTTTATGCTGTAAATCCAAATCATAAAGAGGTTTTTGGTGTTCCTTGTTATTCCTCAATACTAGATATTCCTGATGAGGTAGAGGCAGCTTGTATCATAATCCCTGCACCAGAAATCCCAGAAGTGATTAGAGAGTGTGTAAGAAAAGGAGTAAAAATGGTTTCAATATTTAGTTCCGGTTTTGCTGAAACCGGAGATGAAGGAGAAAGATTACAAAGAGAGATATTATCAATAATCAAGGGAACTAATCTTCATGTTTATGGACCCAATATTCCTGGTCTTTTTGATTTTCGCAAAAAATGGGGATTATCATTTTCGCCCAAATTTGAACCTCATAGATTTTTTAGCGGCTCCATTGGTGTAATTACTCAAGGAGGAAGTTTAGGAAGAGCGATTATTGATGCTAATGAAAAGGGAATCGGTTTTAGTTATTGGTTTTCCCCTGGAAATGAAATTGATCTTGATACAAATGATTTTCTTAAATGGTTGGTGGATGATGATCATACTGATGTTATCTTGATGATTTTGGAAAGTGTCCCAGATCCTGAACGTTTTATAGAAGTAGTAAATGAAGCAAGTAATCGAAATAAGCCAATTGTTGTTTTAAAATTAGGTAAT encodes the following:
- a CDS encoding CoA-binding protein, whose product is MMNYLLSPSSLAVIGGTNNHQKKGGRVLINLQKSKFPGRLYAVNPNHKEVFGVPCYSSILDIPDEVEAACIIIPAPEIPEVIRECVRKGVKMVSIFSSGFAETGDEGERLQREILSIIKGTNLHVYGPNIPGLFDFRKKWGLSFSPKFEPHRFFSGSIGVITQGGSLGRAIIDANEKGIGFSYWFSPGNEIDLDTNDFLKWLVDDDHTDVILMILESVPDPERFIEVVNEASNRNKPIVVLKLGNSPLAIKAIEKHLGINRNRHLSWSLYKHPGIIQVDDLDELIGVGWLLQKYNQVMNGRVLIYSWAGGSSILMTDMCERYGVSLPPMTRSLREKFEALTPQNRSIMNPLDLTTAVYENLSLFNKGLRLAIDSGEYDIILIPIPFKIENLTEQMALHIIDLAKNTKVPLVPVFLTTGELSGTTYEMIANSGIPYFTKTETAIKSLALFLRYKQMPNILRGGNYYEKINYTRGSG